From Apium graveolens cultivar Ventura chromosome 9, ASM990537v1, whole genome shotgun sequence, the proteins below share one genomic window:
- the LOC141686368 gene encoding uncharacterized protein LOC141686368 — protein sequence MQQDSTRRGNASLPDLRWVAPAQGTLKIYVDASVIKGANFFSVGMVARDHQGLFMRGKTMKFAGQVSVLEAKMVGILEALIWFSDLPDQSIIVESDSMLSIQAITKAEHNQLEIGNLIEQCLVKRRGVGALLYAPSYHPSRIHAWAASEAVRLGVCDTYFKVQTFS from the exons ATGCAGCAAGATAGTACCAGGAGAGGCAATGCTAGTCTGCCAGACCTGAGGTGGGTGGCTCCGGCTCAGGGAACTCTAAAGATATACGTGGATGCTTCTGTCATTAAGGGAGCAAATTTCTTCTCAGTAGGAATGGTAGCTCGAGATCATCAGGGGCTATTTATGCGAGGCAAAACTATGAAGTTTGCAGGCCAAGTCTCGGTGTTGGAAGCTAAGATGGTGGGTATACTGGAAGCTTTGATATGGTTTAGTGATCTACCAGACCAATCTATCATTGTGGAATCAGACTCGATGCTGAGTATCCAGGCTATTACCAAAGCGGAGCACAATCAGCTGGAAATAGGAAACCTCATTGAACAAT GCCTAGTGAAACGACGAGGAGTAGGAGCACTTTTGTATGCACCTTCGTACCACCCTAGC cgGATACATGCATGGGCAGCTTCTGAAGCTGTGCGACTG GGAGTGTgcgacacgtattttaaggtgcaAACTTTTTCATAA